A single region of the Alteriqipengyuania flavescens genome encodes:
- the pspB gene encoding envelope stress response membrane protein PspB: MDEIFGALMVAVVFIGLPWVILHYITKWKTAASITGDDEELLDELYHLARRLDERMDTVERLVASDNPEFKAPRIRHDKEIDNNPLHELDRMMAEKERNAR; the protein is encoded by the coding sequence ATGGACGAGATTTTTGGCGCATTGATGGTGGCAGTCGTCTTCATCGGCCTGCCGTGGGTCATCCTCCACTACATTACCAAGTGGAAGACCGCTGCCAGCATAACCGGCGACGACGAAGAGCTGCTCGACGAACTCTACCACCTCGCTCGTCGGCTGGACGAGCGGATGGACACCGTGGAACGGCTGGTCGCGAGCGACAATCCGGAATTCAAGGCGCCGCGCATCCGCCACGACAAGGAAATCGACAACAACCCGCTGCACGAACTCGACCGCATGATGGCGGAGAAAGAAAGGAACGCCCGATGA
- the pspC gene encoding envelope stress response membrane protein PspC encodes MNSPRTTLYRDKQNAKFMGVCAGVADYTGISVFWVRLGFLAAILSGILSPIVIPLYLLAGLLLNKKPPHLYVDPQEQKYWQRVRQSPKRTAREIRSRFRDIDRRLAEVESFYVSSNPRLNAEIERLR; translated from the coding sequence ATGAATAGCCCCCGCACCACCCTCTATCGCGACAAGCAGAATGCGAAATTCATGGGCGTATGCGCGGGCGTGGCCGACTACACCGGTATCAGCGTTTTCTGGGTCCGGCTCGGCTTTCTGGCGGCAATTCTGTCCGGGATCCTCAGCCCGATCGTGATCCCGCTCTACCTGCTTGCCGGCCTGCTGCTGAACAAGAAGCCGCCCCACCTCTATGTCGACCCGCAGGAACAGAAGTATTGGCAGCGCGTCCGGCAGAGCCCGAAGCGCACCGCGCGGGAAATCCGCAGCCGCTTCCGCGACATCGACCGCCGCCTGGCCGAAGTGGAAAGTTTCTACGTCAGCAGCAACCCGCGCCTGAACGCCGAAATCGAGCGGCTGCGCTGA
- a CDS encoding SufE family protein gives MRSLSDIAEEYDFLEGDERYRLLIELGRELEPMPDALKTDATLVRGCSAAVWVYPTGEADRLHFLADSNAAITKGIVALVIAAVQDKPAAEVAGMDVTGALSPFDLKNQLSSNRTQGVPNMIALVKEHAARIAAA, from the coding sequence ATGCGCAGCCTTTCCGACATCGCCGAAGAATACGACTTCCTCGAAGGGGACGAACGCTATCGCCTGCTGATCGAGCTGGGCCGCGAGCTGGAGCCGATGCCGGACGCGCTGAAAACCGACGCCACGCTGGTGCGGGGATGCAGCGCGGCGGTATGGGTCTACCCGACCGGCGAGGCGGACAGGCTGCACTTCCTGGCTGACAGCAACGCGGCAATCACCAAGGGCATCGTCGCGCTGGTGATCGCCGCGGTGCAGGACAAGCCCGCCGCCGAAGTCGCAGGCATGGACGTGACCGGCGCCCTTTCCCCGTTCGACCTCAAAAACCAGCTGTCCAGCAACCGGACGCAAGGCGTGCCCAACATGATCGCGCTGGTGAAGGAGCATGCCGCGCGCATCGCCGCGGCCTGA
- a CDS encoding YbaN family protein yields the protein MRHIYLALGIIFAGLGAIGAALPIMPTVPFLLVAVYFFARSSPKLEKRILDHPHFGPQVRDWQERRAISRKSKTVAILAMAGGAVFTYFTLGHPYYWISIAILVISGTWIATRNE from the coding sequence ATGCGGCATATCTATCTTGCGCTCGGCATTATCTTTGCAGGTCTTGGCGCAATCGGTGCCGCGCTCCCGATCATGCCGACCGTGCCGTTCCTGCTCGTAGCTGTTTACTTTTTCGCTCGCAGCAGCCCGAAGCTTGAAAAGCGAATACTCGACCATCCGCATTTCGGCCCGCAAGTGCGCGATTGGCAGGAACGCCGGGCTATCAGTCGAAAGTCCAAAACGGTGGCAATCCTCGCGATGGCTGGCGGCGCGGTCTTCACCTATTTCACCCTCGGCCACCCATACTATTGGATTTCAATAGCTATCCTGGTGATTTCCGGCACCTGGATCGCCACGCGCAACGAGTGA
- a CDS encoding YqaE/Pmp3 family membrane protein — MAILTLLATIFIPPLGVAAKHGLGGTTLLNLVLTLLGFIPGLIHGLYVNYAR; from the coding sequence ATGGCCATTCTTACCCTGCTCGCGACCATCTTCATTCCGCCGCTCGGTGTGGCGGCGAAGCACGGGCTCGGTGGCACCACGCTGCTTAATCTTGTACTCACCCTGCTGGGGTTCATCCCCGGCCTGATCCACGGACTGTACGTGAACTACGCCCGGTAA
- a CDS encoding sterol desaturase family protein, which yields MSIWAIIAIIAATFMGMEVFAWALHKYVMHGFGWAWHRDHHEPHDNALERNDLYAIVGVVMSVSMFALGSPLVRGTNAWEPATWIGAGILLYGIVYTLIHDGLVHQRYFRYVPKRGYAKRLVQSHKLHHATVGKEGGVSFGFVFARAPAKLKAELKRQREAGIAVVRDSAGA from the coding sequence ATGAGCATCTGGGCCATCATCGCCATCATCGCCGCGACTTTCATGGGCATGGAAGTCTTCGCCTGGGCGCTGCACAAATACGTGATGCACGGCTTCGGCTGGGCATGGCACCGCGACCACCACGAACCGCACGACAATGCGCTGGAGCGCAACGACCTTTACGCCATCGTCGGCGTAGTGATGAGCGTGTCGATGTTCGCGCTCGGCAGCCCGCTGGTGCGCGGGACCAACGCGTGGGAGCCGGCGACGTGGATCGGCGCGGGCATCCTGCTCTACGGCATCGTTTATACGCTGATCCACGACGGGCTCGTCCACCAGCGCTATTTCCGTTACGTGCCCAAGCGCGGCTATGCCAAGCGGCTGGTCCAGTCGCACAAGCTGCACCATGCGACCGTCGGCAAGGAAGGCGGCGTCAGCTTCGGCTTCGTCTTCGCCCGTGCGCCTGCCAAGCTGAAGGCCGAGCTGAAGCGCCAGCGCGAAGCCGGGATTGCGGTTGTGAGGGACAGCGCTGGCGCCTGA
- a CDS encoding fatty acid desaturase, which translates to MAARATTAAKPAALARQDQTVVGLGLAAAVVGALAGLHAYSIFVFELGWATAPIALVLAVLQCWLFVGVFIVAHDAMHGSLAPGRPRLNSAIGATLLFLYAGFSWTRLRDAHFAHHRHAGTAQDPDFCADHPRAFWPWYATFLKRYFGIGSVLFVTGVFWLYHLAFDVGVGKMLLFYAVPSIGSSLQLFYFGTFRPHRHGEDRFVDRHNARSDSFGPVASLASCFHFGYHHEHHCHPDTPWWALPRKRASVLARTTAGEEAGQ; encoded by the coding sequence ATGGCCGCACGTGCAACCACTGCCGCGAAACCCGCTGCGCTCGCGCGCCAGGACCAGACCGTCGTCGGGCTGGGGCTGGCAGCGGCAGTCGTCGGCGCGCTGGCGGGCCTGCATGCCTACTCCATCTTCGTGTTCGAGCTGGGCTGGGCGACCGCGCCCATCGCGCTCGTCCTTGCGGTGCTGCAGTGCTGGCTGTTCGTCGGTGTGTTCATCGTGGCGCATGATGCGATGCACGGCTCTCTGGCGCCCGGGCGGCCGCGGCTCAATTCCGCGATCGGAGCGACGCTGCTGTTCCTTTATGCAGGCTTCTCGTGGACCAGGCTGCGCGATGCGCATTTCGCCCACCACCGCCACGCCGGCACCGCGCAGGACCCGGATTTCTGCGCCGACCACCCGCGCGCCTTCTGGCCGTGGTACGCCACGTTCCTGAAGCGCTATTTCGGGATCGGATCGGTCCTGTTCGTGACCGGCGTGTTCTGGCTCTACCACCTCGCCTTCGATGTCGGCGTGGGCAAGATGCTGCTGTTCTACGCGGTGCCTTCCATCGGCTCGTCGCTCCAGCTGTTCTATTTCGGCACTTTCCGCCCGCATCGCCACGGGGAGGACAGGTTCGTGGACCGGCATAATGCGCGCAGCGACAGCTTCGGACCCGTGGCCAGCCTCGCTTCGTGTTTCCATTTCGGCTACCACCACGAACACCACTGCCACCCCGACACGCCGTGGTGGGCGCTGCCGCGCAAGCGGGCGAGCGTTCTGGCAAGGACCACCGCCGGCGAGGAGGCCGGACAATGA
- a CDS encoding acyl-CoA thioesterase: MSAAKAYHFPITIVPGDIDFMGHVNNARYLSWVQDAVLSHWRKLAPPEAVASKAWVALKHEITYRRPAFLDDEVIAETVLEKIAGARAFYSTVIQRGEDVLAEVKSAWCCIDAKTLRPARIGKEVAAFFFPHED, encoded by the coding sequence ATGTCAGCAGCAAAGGCCTATCATTTCCCGATCACGATCGTCCCCGGCGACATCGATTTCATGGGCCACGTCAACAATGCGCGTTACCTTTCGTGGGTGCAGGACGCGGTGCTGAGCCACTGGCGCAAGCTCGCCCCGCCGGAAGCGGTGGCGAGCAAGGCGTGGGTCGCGCTGAAGCACGAGATTACCTATCGCCGCCCTGCTTTCCTCGATGACGAGGTGATCGCGGAGACGGTTCTGGAGAAGATCGCCGGGGCACGCGCGTTTTATTCCACGGTGATCCAGCGGGGCGAGGATGTGCTGGCAGAGGTGAAATCCGCCTGGTGCTGCATCGATGCCAAAACCCTGCGCCCGGCGCGCATCGGCAAGGAAGTGGCCGCCTTCTTCTTCCCGCACGAAGACTGA
- a CDS encoding isopropylmalate isomerase gives MTKNSKSITGKAAVAGAAIGSAAITAALLYASRKREEKKKPRNPDLPHIDPPETD, from the coding sequence ATGACCAAGAACTCGAAATCGATCACTGGTAAGGCCGCCGTAGCGGGCGCCGCCATCGGCTCTGCCGCCATTACTGCCGCGCTTCTCTATGCCTCCAGAAAGCGGGAAGAGAAGAAGAAACCGCGCAATCCCGACCTGCCGCATATCGACCCGCCCGAAACCGACTGA
- a CDS encoding NADPH:quinone oxidoreductase family protein → MKALRSHEVGGPETLTLDEIDAPVPAANEVLVAVKACAINYPDTLITRDLYQFKPPRPFAPGGEIAGVVEAVGDDVTRWQPGDRVIAMLGNGGLAEKVTVDAGRMFAIPDGVEFEIAASLLMTYGTTIHGLKDRGDIAEGETVLVLGAAGGVGLSAIEIAKAYGARVVAGVSSEEKADIARKAGADEVVIYPRAPFDKDTSKQLANDFKAAVGPNGADIVYDIVGGDYSEPALRSIAWEGRFLVIGFPAGIAKMPLNLTLLKSCDIRGVFWGAFTAREPKKNAENIAQLFEWLKDGRIKPLVSETFPLERGGEAIAKLENREAVGKLVVTM, encoded by the coding sequence GTGAAAGCCCTGCGAAGCCATGAGGTCGGCGGCCCGGAAACCCTGACTCTGGACGAAATCGACGCGCCCGTTCCCGCCGCGAACGAGGTGCTGGTCGCGGTGAAGGCCTGCGCGATCAATTACCCCGACACGCTGATCACCCGCGATCTCTACCAGTTCAAGCCGCCCCGCCCCTTCGCGCCCGGCGGCGAGATTGCCGGCGTGGTCGAGGCTGTGGGCGACGATGTCACCCGGTGGCAGCCCGGCGACCGGGTGATTGCCATGCTCGGCAACGGCGGCCTGGCCGAAAAGGTCACCGTGGATGCGGGCCGCATGTTCGCCATCCCCGATGGGGTGGAGTTCGAAATCGCCGCTTCGCTGCTGATGACCTACGGGACCACGATCCACGGGCTGAAGGACCGCGGCGACATCGCCGAAGGCGAAACCGTGCTGGTGCTCGGCGCAGCCGGCGGCGTGGGCCTGTCCGCCATCGAGATCGCCAAAGCCTACGGCGCCCGCGTGGTCGCCGGCGTTTCCAGCGAGGAGAAGGCCGACATCGCGCGCAAGGCCGGGGCGGACGAGGTGGTGATCTACCCGCGCGCGCCGTTCGACAAGGACACATCGAAGCAGCTGGCGAACGACTTCAAGGCGGCGGTCGGCCCGAATGGCGCAGACATCGTCTATGACATCGTCGGCGGCGACTATTCGGAGCCTGCCTTGCGCTCGATCGCCTGGGAAGGCCGTTTCCTCGTCATCGGCTTTCCTGCGGGAATCGCGAAGATGCCGCTCAACCTGACGCTGCTGAAAAGCTGCGACATCCGCGGCGTCTTCTGGGGCGCGTTTACTGCGCGCGAGCCGAAGAAGAACGCCGAGAATATCGCCCAGCTGTTCGAATGGCTGAAGGACGGCAGGATCAAGCCGCTGGTGAGCGAGACTTTCCCGCTGGAACGCGGCGGCGAGGCGATTGCGAAGCTGGAAAACCGCGAGGCGGTGGGCAAGCTCGTCGTCACGATGTAG
- a CDS encoding DUF1476 domain-containing protein produces the protein MTDFSDRRKGEEAKFAMDDEMAFRVAARRNRLLGEWAAGLMGLTEEETDSYKKAVVQADFEEAGDEDVIRKLLGDLTASDCDVSEADIRTKLEEKSVEARRQLMEES, from the coding sequence ATGACCGACTTTTCCGACCGCCGCAAAGGCGAGGAAGCCAAATTCGCAATGGACGACGAAATGGCCTTCCGCGTCGCCGCACGCCGCAACCGCCTGCTGGGCGAATGGGCCGCGGGCCTGATGGGCCTGACCGAAGAGGAAACCGACTCCTACAAGAAGGCCGTGGTGCAGGCCGACTTCGAAGAGGCGGGCGACGAGGACGTGATCCGCAAGCTGCTTGGCGATCTCACCGCGTCCGACTGCGACGTCTCCGAAGCGGACATTCGCACCAAGCTGGAAGAGAAAAGCGTCGAGGCGCGCCGCCAGCTGATGGAAGAAAGCTGA
- a CDS encoding BolA family protein gives MPMAAGEIERLIKAALPDAEVEIRDLAGDGDHYAAHVVCPAFAGKARVAQHKMVYDALGGRMGGELHALQLTTAAPN, from the coding sequence ATGCCGATGGCAGCAGGCGAGATCGAACGGCTGATCAAGGCCGCCCTGCCCGATGCCGAGGTCGAGATCCGCGACCTGGCCGGCGATGGCGACCATTATGCCGCGCACGTCGTCTGCCCCGCCTTCGCCGGGAAGGCGCGCGTGGCCCAGCACAAGATGGTTTACGACGCGCTGGGCGGGCGCATGGGCGGGGAACTTCACGCCTTGCAACTCACGACCGCCGCACCCAACTGA
- the grxD gene encoding Grx4 family monothiol glutaredoxin: MSDINSRIDEIVSKDDVVLFMKGTPLFPQCGFSSRAVAILENLGVEYGSVDVLQDMEIRQGIKTYSDWPTIPQLYVKGEFQGGSDIMMEMFESGELKTLMTEKGVKEVS; this comes from the coding sequence ATGTCCGACATCAATTCCCGCATCGACGAAATCGTCAGCAAGGACGACGTGGTCCTGTTCATGAAGGGCACGCCGCTGTTCCCGCAATGCGGCTTTTCCAGCCGCGCGGTCGCAATCCTCGAAAACCTCGGGGTCGAATACGGCAGCGTCGACGTGCTGCAGGACATGGAAATCCGCCAGGGTATCAAGACCTATTCCGACTGGCCGACCATCCCCCAGCTCTACGTGAAGGGCGAATTCCAGGGCGGCAGCGACATCATGATGGAAATGTTCGAAAGCGGCGAACTCAAGACCCTGATGACCGAAAAAGGCGTCAAGGAAGTTTCCTAG
- a CDS encoding NUDIX domain-containing protein, protein MSGDPQPETIPAATVVIFRNDPAGGPPQLLMVTRSRNMSFAGGMAVFPGGRIDPADRELAARIAPQFDEIQGAAMIAAMRETLEETGLVIAVKEAVSAAEAADARAMLLETVALAPVLEHFGWTLDLSRLVYFARWWPRFRHERSFDTHFYLYDIGTGAVDIAVDATENTRLFWTSAADALAAADRGEMAVIFPTRRNLERLATFADFGAAKAHAEATPVRTITPKIEDREGGRVLTIPGDLGYPVTEEEISSAMRG, encoded by the coding sequence ATGAGTGGTGATCCGCAACCCGAAACGATCCCGGCCGCAACCGTCGTCATCTTCCGCAACGATCCCGCCGGCGGCCCGCCGCAGCTGCTGATGGTCACACGATCGCGCAACATGAGCTTTGCAGGCGGCATGGCGGTGTTCCCCGGCGGACGCATCGACCCGGCAGACCGCGAACTTGCCGCGCGCATCGCACCGCAGTTCGACGAAATCCAAGGCGCCGCCATGATCGCCGCGATGCGCGAAACGCTGGAGGAAACCGGCCTCGTCATCGCGGTGAAGGAAGCCGTCAGCGCGGCGGAGGCCGCCGATGCGCGGGCCATGCTGCTGGAAACCGTGGCGCTCGCACCCGTGCTCGAACACTTCGGCTGGACGCTCGACCTGTCGCGGCTGGTCTATTTCGCACGCTGGTGGCCGCGCTTTCGCCACGAACGCAGCTTCGACACGCATTTCTACCTCTACGACATCGGCACCGGCGCAGTCGACATCGCGGTGGATGCAACGGAGAACACGCGCCTGTTCTGGACCAGCGCCGCAGATGCATTGGCCGCTGCCGACCGCGGCGAAATGGCGGTTATATTCCCGACCCGCCGCAACCTCGAACGACTGGCCACATTCGCCGATTTCGGCGCTGCGAAGGCCCATGCCGAAGCAACTCCGGTCCGCACCATCACACCGAAGATCGAGGATCGCGAAGGCGGCCGCGTACTGACGATCCCCGGCGACCTCGGCTACCCGGTGACGGAAGAGGAAATTAGCAGCGCCATGCGCGGATGA
- a CDS encoding queuosine precursor transporter, with the protein MTENPSGPPATPATPPRFRYADFVMAAFVTVLLFSNVIGAGKVAEITVPGLGTIPFGAGLLFFPVSYVIGDVLTEVYGYARARRVIWTWFAALVFMAFMSWAVVTMPPAADWGNQHAYVRVFGQVPRIVVASIVAFWAGEFVNAYVLAKMKIWTGGRYLWTRTIGSTVVGQGVDSALFYPIAFLGVEGWTTELVVTVALTQWALKTAWEALLTLATYAAVGWLKRREGVDVFDTDTDFSPFKTKVTGR; encoded by the coding sequence ATGACGGAAAACCCGTCCGGACCGCCTGCCACGCCGGCAACGCCGCCCCGCTTCCGCTATGCCGATTTCGTCATGGCGGCGTTCGTGACCGTGCTATTGTTCTCGAACGTCATCGGCGCAGGCAAGGTGGCGGAGATTACCGTGCCAGGGCTCGGCACCATCCCGTTCGGCGCGGGGCTGCTGTTCTTCCCCGTATCCTATGTGATCGGAGACGTGTTGACCGAGGTGTACGGCTATGCCCGCGCACGGCGGGTGATCTGGACGTGGTTTGCCGCGCTTGTTTTCATGGCTTTCATGAGCTGGGCGGTGGTGACGATGCCGCCGGCAGCGGACTGGGGCAACCAGCATGCCTATGTCCGCGTTTTCGGCCAGGTCCCGCGTATCGTGGTGGCCTCGATCGTCGCCTTCTGGGCCGGCGAATTCGTGAATGCCTATGTGCTGGCGAAGATGAAGATCTGGACCGGGGGCCGCTATCTCTGGACCCGGACGATCGGATCGACCGTGGTCGGCCAAGGCGTGGACAGCGCGCTATTCTACCCGATCGCGTTCCTCGGCGTGGAAGGCTGGACCACCGAACTGGTCGTCACGGTGGCGCTGACCCAGTGGGCGCTGAAAACCGCGTGGGAGGCCCTTCTTACCCTCGCGACCTATGCGGCTGTCGGCTGGCTGAAGCGCCGCGAGGGGGTGGATGTTTTCGATACGGATACGGATTTCTCTCCTTTCAAAACCAAAGTCACTGGGCGGTAG
- a CDS encoding PspC domain-containing protein yields the protein MSQLDKNGPVIGSSTEKYGAEFRLDKDNGKLLGVCAGLANRFDWDPMIVRLGFVAATILGFGSAILIYLAIGLIAD from the coding sequence ATGAGCCAGCTCGACAAGAACGGCCCCGTGATCGGTTCGAGCACCGAGAAGTATGGGGCAGAATTCCGTCTCGACAAGGACAACGGCAAGCTGCTCGGTGTCTGCGCAGGGCTCGCGAACCGCTTCGACTGGGACCCGATGATCGTCCGCCTCGGCTTCGTCGCCGCGACCATCCTCGGCTTCGGATCCGCCATCCTGATCTATCTCGCCATCGGCCTGATCGCGGATTGA
- the recF gene encoding DNA replication/repair protein RecF (All proteins in this family for which functions are known are DNA-binding proteins that assist the filamentation of RecA onto DNA for the initiation of recombination or recombinational repair.), producing the protein MPLAQFSLVRFRNHAATSLGGLARFNLLVGENGAGKTNVLEGLSLLAPGRGLRRAALAEMAMAGGDGSFAVNALITGEDELAIGTGTLPGRPGRRVTRINGAETSATQIGEWFAASWLTPAMDRLFTDSAGGRRRFLDRLVVALEPVHARHASRYEAALRERNRLLSADIMPEARWFSAVEAQLAEHGAALAAGRARLVEALAGALSAMPEEPFARPELALDHGGPIHGNALADALARGRDRDRAAGRTLTGPHRSELSVTLAGKGVPAAQASTGEQKAMLIAIVLAHLELALRERPGLLLLDEVAAHLDPVRRAALFERLAGMDAQVWLTGTELAPFSDLPADAARWRVFHGEVTRL; encoded by the coding sequence ATGCCGCTCGCCCAGTTTTCCCTTGTCCGTTTCCGCAATCACGCCGCGACTTCGCTCGGCGGCCTGGCGCGCTTCAACCTGCTGGTGGGGGAGAACGGCGCGGGCAAGACCAATGTGCTGGAAGGATTATCCCTCCTCGCTCCCGGACGCGGCTTGCGCCGGGCGGCGCTGGCGGAGATGGCGATGGCAGGTGGCGACGGCAGTTTTGCGGTGAATGCCCTCATTACGGGCGAGGACGAGCTGGCGATCGGCACCGGCACCCTCCCCGGCCGGCCGGGCCGCCGCGTCACGCGCATCAACGGCGCAGAGACCAGTGCGACCCAGATCGGCGAATGGTTCGCCGCATCGTGGCTGACGCCCGCGATGGACCGCCTGTTCACCGATAGCGCGGGCGGACGGCGCCGCTTCCTCGATCGGCTGGTGGTGGCGCTGGAACCGGTCCACGCGCGCCATGCGAGCCGATATGAAGCGGCCTTGCGCGAACGCAATCGTCTGCTGTCGGCGGACATCATGCCCGAAGCGCGCTGGTTTTCGGCTGTCGAGGCCCAGTTGGCCGAACATGGCGCCGCGCTGGCAGCCGGGCGGGCGCGATTGGTCGAGGCACTGGCGGGGGCGCTTTCCGCCATGCCGGAAGAACCCTTCGCGCGGCCCGAACTCGCCCTCGACCACGGCGGTCCGATCCACGGCAATGCACTGGCCGACGCACTGGCCCGCGGGCGGGATCGCGACCGGGCTGCGGGGCGCACGTTGACCGGCCCGCATCGCAGCGAGCTTTCCGTGACCCTTGCGGGCAAGGGCGTGCCCGCGGCGCAGGCCTCGACCGGGGAGCAGAAGGCGATGCTGATCGCCATCGTCCTCGCGCATCTCGAACTCGCCTTGCGGGAGCGGCCCGGCCTGCTGCTGCTGGACGAGGTTGCCGCCCATCTCGATCCCGTTCGACGCGCGGCCCTGTTCGAACGGCTTGCCGGCATGGACGCGCAGGTCTGGCTGACCGGGACCGAGCTCGCCCCCTTCAGCGACCTGCCCGCCGACGCCGCCCGCTGGCGGGTATTTCATGGCGAGGTGACGCGGCTTTAG
- a CDS encoding arylesterase: MLKPVFPVRAMAMALALTLSACGSAEPAQAPEGDATPSSVVTESAAIAGPSRTILAFGDSLFAGYRLQPSESYPAQLQAALRAQGINATVQNAGVSGNTTAAGRQRFAFTLDNMATKPDLLILELGGNDLLRGLPVEETRANLDFMMAEATKRGIPVLLMGMRAPPNYGGDFQRQFDAIYRDLAREYDADLVPFFQEPIIARPELNQVDRIHPTAQGVAALVEATLDDVQDALPAS, from the coding sequence ATGCTGAAACCTGTTTTTCCCGTTCGCGCGATGGCGATGGCGCTGGCCTTGACCCTATCGGCTTGCGGGAGCGCGGAGCCGGCGCAGGCGCCGGAAGGCGACGCGACACCAAGCAGCGTGGTTACAGAGAGCGCGGCGATTGCGGGGCCTTCGCGCACCATCCTCGCCTTCGGGGACAGCCTGTTTGCGGGCTACCGTTTGCAGCCTTCGGAAAGCTATCCGGCGCAACTGCAGGCGGCCCTGCGCGCACAAGGCATCAACGCGACCGTCCAGAACGCGGGCGTATCGGGCAACACCACCGCCGCCGGTCGGCAACGCTTCGCCTTCACGCTCGATAACATGGCGACGAAGCCCGACCTCCTGATCCTGGAGCTGGGCGGCAACGACTTGCTGCGCGGTCTTCCTGTGGAGGAGACCCGCGCCAACCTCGACTTCATGATGGCCGAAGCGACCAAGCGCGGCATTCCCGTGCTGCTGATGGGCATGCGCGCGCCGCCCAACTACGGCGGCGATTTCCAGCGCCAGTTCGACGCGATCTACCGCGACCTTGCGCGCGAATACGACGCCGATCTCGTGCCGTTCTTCCAGGAACCGATCATTGCGCGGCCGGAGCTCAACCAGGTGGACCGAATCCACCCCACGGCACAAGGCGTGGCCGCGCTGGTCGAAGCGACGCTGGACGACGTGCAGGACGCCTTGCCGGCCAGCTAA
- a CDS encoding ABC transporter ATP-binding protein has translation MPSLHPVSTSPETSPAIVAENLTLTLGDAAAPVDILRGIDLTVRAGEMVALLGPSGSGKSSLMAVLSGLERATGGSLSVAGQDFTHMDEDALAAARRGRIGIVLQAFHLLPTMTARENVATPMELAGMADAAERAEAELVAVGLGHRLGHYPTQLSGGEQQRVAIARAIAPRPTIIFADEPTGNLDAATGAEIVDLLFARRAETGATLVVITHDESLAKRCERIVRLADGLVASDGRG, from the coding sequence ATGCCATCGCTGCATCCCGTGTCCACCTCTCCCGAAACCAGCCCCGCCATTGTCGCCGAAAACCTCACCCTGACGCTTGGCGATGCCGCCGCACCGGTCGATATCCTGCGCGGCATCGACCTGACGGTCCGCGCCGGCGAGATGGTGGCGCTGCTCGGTCCGTCGGGATCGGGCAAGAGCTCGCTGATGGCGGTCCTTTCCGGCCTCGAGCGGGCGACCGGCGGCTCGCTCAGCGTCGCCGGGCAGGATTTCACGCATATGGACGAGGATGCGCTCGCCGCAGCACGGCGCGGGCGCATCGGCATCGTGTTGCAGGCCTTCCACCTACTGCCGACCATGACCGCGCGCGAAAACGTGGCGACCCCGATGGAGTTGGCCGGGATGGCGGACGCAGCGGAGCGGGCCGAGGCGGAACTGGTGGCTGTCGGCCTTGGCCACCGGCTGGGCCATTATCCGACCCAGCTTTCCGGCGGAGAGCAGCAGCGCGTCGCCATTGCCCGCGCGATCGCACCGCGCCCGACCATCATTTTCGCCGACGAGCCGACCGGCAACCTCGATGCGGCGACGGGCGCGGAAATCGTCGACCTGTTGTTCGCACGGCGCGCGGAAACCGGTGCGACGCTGGTCGTCATCACCCATGACGAAAGCCTCGCCAAGCGCTGCGAACGCATCGTGCGCCTCGCCGACGGGCTCGTCGCTTCGGACGGCCGCGGGTGA